The window GACAAGACCCGAACCCTTCAGGTACAAATTACTATGAATGTAACGCAGTCCGAGCGGATCGTAGAACCTTCGTGGTTGGCGCGTCCATCTACAGAAGTAGCACCAGACTTACTGGGTTGCACCCTGGTGCGGCAGTTGGCCGACGGGCAAACAATTCGAGGGATGATTGTAGAAACTGAAGCTTACGGGCCGGGAGATCCTGCCTGTCATGCTTACCGGCGACGCACTCCGCGCAATCAGGTGATGTTTGGGCCGGCAGGGATGAGTTACGTCTATTTAATCTACGGAATTTACCACTGCTTCAACATTGTCACCGATCTCGACGGCGTGCCCAGCGCTGTCTTGGTTCGCGCCTTACTGCTGGAAACGATGCCGCCTTGGATTGACGCACGGCAAATCACCAAACCCGATCGCCTTGCCGCCGGCCCTGGTAAACTTTGCCTTGCGCTGCAAATTGACCTGAGTTTAACCGCCATAGAGCTACGTGCCGGCCAACCCCTGTGGTTAGAGCATCGTAGCCCTAAATTTCAGCAAGATAGGGAATCTGGGGCAATCAGCTTTGTGCAAAAAACCCGCATCGGTATCACTGCCGGCGCTGAATTGCCTTGGCGGTGGTATGTCGCAAAGTGTCCGGCTGTTTCCAGACTTTAAAGCAGAATTTCTTTGCCTTGTTCAGTGAAACGAACAATTTTGATTTTCCAGTCTGGGTTACTGGTTAACGTTTTATTCAAACTGTTGAATAAGGCAAATTGTTCGCAACTTGATAGCGAAACAAGCTTGCGTTTAGAATCAGGCGCAACGCGAAAATCAACCGTAGCCACACCCGTTGCCGGTTCAACATTAACGCGATAACCGGCTAAATCAAAGTCGCCGGTGTCATACTTTTCTAGTACCTTTCCAACCGCAGCTTCTAGTTGTTGATCTGCCGGCACCGCAACTTTTTTAGGAAGTACCGTCTCACATTGACTGTCTGCTTCATAAACTGTCACATTCACAGTATTTTGAGACGACGCATTCAAAGGCTGGCTGCCGGTTACAGTTTTACCCTCAGATTCATCTGGGGAGGGCTTTGCTGTGGGACTGACTGAATTTGAGGGAGTGGGATTCTGCAAGGAATTATTACTGCCAAGGTTGCTGGGAGGAGGGGTGCAGCTACCCAAACCGATTAAAAGCAGGCTGGAAATCAGGGCCGTCAGATATTTTTGGGGAATGTTCATCGGTGCCTCAATAAAAAATGAGCGATTCGTCGAGCTGTTATTTAAGTGCTACAGCGGATTGTGTTGTAATCCCTAGACAGTTAGCATAGATATTAGCGGGTTCCTTCTGACGAAACCGATGTTGAATTTTGCGTATTTTATGAATCTAAGTCCATCATCTAACACTATTAAACTCCTCTAGCCTGAGTGGTCATGTCTCCCAGCGCGGGGGAGACGTAGGAGGTTTTATGGTCACTCAAGAAGCGCCTATTTCTATTTCCAATATTGCCGACTTAAATCAGTTGAAATCCCAGATGAATCAACTGCCGGCGGTGGATGTGGGAGATTACATTGTAGAACTGTCTCCAGAACGTCGGGCAATTTCATTTCGCTTGCGGAATAAATCCCAGGCAATTGATGTTTTTGAATATCTGCCGGCAGAGGTACAGGAAGAGTTGAGCGGTTGGCTGCACGATGTGCAAGTGTGTCAGATTGTAGAAGCAACGACCAAGATAAGGAAATTTTTTACTACGCCTACCTCACCGACAACAACCGCAAACTAATTCCGGTTGTGTCGTTGCGGCAGCTGTTGTTTTCCCATCCAACAGCCCAGATCCAGGATATTTCTAACGATGGCATGATCAAAATCGGCACCGATATGCCCCAGGAAGAAGTGGCGCAACGGATGAAGCGCTAGGACATAATTGTGCTGCCGGTGGTGAATCGCAAAGACCGGCTGGTTGGGATGATCACGATTGACGACGTGGTGGACATTCTGGAAGAAGAAGCCACGGAAGACATCCAAAAACTAGCTGGTGTCAACGGTGGGAACCAAGCGGCGCTTTCTGCCCCGATGGTGACACTTCGCAAGCGTCTGCCGTGGCTGTTGGGCATCATGGGGCTGTATATTGGCGCGGCGAGTGGGATTGCACCTTTTCAGACAGTCATCGCTCAAGTGCCGGTTTTGGCCGTGATTATACCCATTAGTGATGGGGATTAATGTCTTTGTTGCAGTCACTTTAGGAACGATTCTGCCAATGGGACTTAAGCGCTTAAAGCTAGAACCCGCGCTGATCAGCGGCCCTTTGCTAACTACATTATTAGATGCCGTTGGGTTTATGATTTTCCTGTCGCTGATTTGGGTATCTCTGAACATCCTCCATTTACAGCCCTGACACAAACCAGTAAAAAGAGAAAGGAAACCGCAAGAATTCTCCCTTGTCCCTTTTCCGTTTTCTCTTTTCCTTCATCCCTATTTTTGCATGGCTACAACGACTTGGACGCGCCGGCACATTCTTTCTCTGGCTGATTTTGTTTCAGAGGAATACAATACTGTCCTGCAAACGGCTGCAAGTTTTCAGGAAGTCCTTTCCCGACGCTTGAAGAAAGTGCCCACTTTGCAGGGTCAATTGGTGGCGAATTTGTTTTTTGAACCGTCCACCCGAACTCGTAGCAGCTTTGAACTGGCAGCAAAGCGGCTGTCGGCTGATACGCTGAATTTTGCCCCCGGTACGTCTTCCCTGACCAAAGGGGAGACAATTTTGGATACGGCGAAGACTTATCTGGCAATGGGATGTGACATGATGGTGATTCGTCACAAGCAAGCCGGTGTGCCTCAAGCGATTGCCGATGAGATGGATCGCCTAGACTCACGCGTTGGGATTCTTAATGCCGGTGATGGCCAGCATGAACATCCTTCACAAGGATTGCTGGATCTGTTCACGATTTGTTCTTTATTAGATCCTCAGCGGCCTCATTTAGAACTGCTTGCCGGCAAAAAAATTGCGATTGTCGGCGATATTTTGCATTCGCGGGTGGCGCGGTCGAATATTTGGAGTTTAACGGCAACCGGCGCAGAGGTGCATCTTGCCGGCCCTCCAACCCTCCTGCCCCAGCTATTTGCAGATTTCGGCACCGGCAGAGCGGGTAAACTCTTTCTGCATTGGACAATAGAGCCGGCTTTACAAGATGCGGATTTTGTGATGACATTGCGCCTGCAAAAAGAGCGAATGGATCAAAATTTGTTGCCAAGTTTGCGGGAGTATCATCAACGGTTTGGCATTACTCGTGAACGCTTGAAACTGTGCAAACCGAATGTCAAAGTTTTACATCCAGGGCCGGTTAATCGGGGGGTTGAAATCTCTTCTGACTTAATGGATGACCCTGAATTTAGCTTGATTTCCCAACAGGTAACCAGTGGCGTTGCGGTTCGCATGGCGTTGCTTTACCTGATGGGTGGCGGGAAAGCTTAAGGGCCGGCAATATCAAGGAATTGCAAGGGGAAAGGGTTATCAATTGCAGTCATTTAGGCATTAATCAAGCAAAATAGATCCACTAGCCCTTAAGTAGCTCAATGCCATGAATCTTGGAACCACATTTCCCCTAAGCGCACCCATTCAACCCCACGCCGGGGATAGTTTTGCCATCACGTTTGCGCCCCTGTCCCTAGAAGAAGTCTACGCCCTGGCAGACGATCCGGGTAATGGGGCGGTGGTTGTTATGAGTGGCATGGTTCGCAACAAAACCGATGGCAAGCCGGTGGTTGCCTTGGAATATCAGGCGTATGAACCGATGGCATTGCGGGTGTTTGAGCAAATTGCTGCCGAGATCCGCAAAACCTGGCCAGATGTGAATCGGGTGGTAATCCATCATCGCACAGGCCGGTTGCAAATTGGGGAAATCAGCGTACTGGTGGCAGTTGGCTGTCCTCATCGTTCAGAAGCCTTTGAGGCGTGCCGGTATGCTATAGATACGCTTAAACACCAGGCACCCATATGGAAAAAAGAGCATTGGGAAGATGGTTCGAGCAGTTGGGTTAGTATTGGAGCGTGTGAACAAAACTGCTGAGTGCTTGTCTAAAGGCTGCGGGAGTAAAGCCGGCACTGGTGGATCTTGTAGGGCATTTGTAGAGCAATTTGGCTATGCCGGTGGTTGACTTCGCCTACTCTACAAGGTCACTTGGTAGATTTTCCAAAATCTCCAAACTCTCATATTCATTGTGATGTTCACGAGCCATTAATTTCTCTTGAGCAAGCCAGAGCGATTGAACAAACACTGCATTTTAATCACAAACTCGGTTAGAAATCTATCGTCAAGCAATGGGGGTTCCTTGGATGACCCAGAGTGAAATTGCTCAATGTATTCCGCCGGCATTCACACGCTGGATTGCAAATCAACTGCTGAATCAATTGAGCAATTATGATATTTACAATCGTTTATGAATGAAAGGATTATTTATATTCATTCGTTTAGATTGCTCTACCTTGTGGCAGATGTGTAAGCCCGTCGGCTGAGTCCGCTGGAGCTGTCGTTACACCTAGGGGTGTCTCAGCATCATGTGAGCTTTGTGGAAAGTAGCCGCGCTCAACCAGAGCGTTTACAGGCTCACTATGGGGCTATTGGTAACTAATTGTTTCAAATCACAAATTCATTGTTTCAAAGCATAACGTTAATTATATTTTTTTTCGATTATTTGTTCATCGATTACCCCAGTAATTACCATGTGCTAGTTGTTGGCACTACCCGCAGGACATCAAAAAAACTTACACCACACACCTCGATAGGAAAATACTATGAGCAGCCAAAGCGGATGCCCGTTTACGGGCGGCGGTCAGAAATCTCAGCCTCGTCATAGGCCGTCGCACCGAGACTGGTGGCCGAATTATTTGAATCTGAGCATCCTCCACCAGCACACACCCCAGGCCAATCCTATGGGTGAGGCGTTCAACTATGCTGAGGAGTTCAAGAGTCTTGACTTAGCTGCCTTAAGGGCAGATATCTATGAGCTGATGACCACATCCCAGGATTGGTGGCCAGCCGACTACGGCCATTATGGGCCGCTCTTCATCCGGATGGCTTGGCACAGCGCCGGCACGTATCGTATTGGCGACGGTCGCGGCGGCGCGGGTTCGGGTAGCCAGCGGTTTGAGCCGCTCAACAGTTGGCCTGACAATGCCAACCTCGACAAGGCGCGGATGTTGCTTTGGCCCATCAAGCAGAAATACGGCAAGAAAATCTCCTGGGCCGACCTGATGATCTTCGCCGGCAACTGCGCGCTTGAGTCGATGGGCTTCAAGACGTTAGGCTTTGCCGGCGGGCGTGTGGATGTCTGGCAGCCAGAGGAAGACATCTACTGGGGTTCTGAGAAAGCTTGGCTCGGCAATGAGCGTTACGAAGGCGATCGCGTACTCCTGAATCCCCTCGCTGCCGTTCAGATGGGCCTAATCTATGTGAACCCAGAGGGGCCAGACGGCGAGCCTGATCCGGTCGGCTCAGGGCGCGATATTCGCGATACCTTTGGTCGGATGGCGATGAACGACGAGGAGACCGTCGCGCTCACTGCCGGTGGGCATACCTTTGGCAAATGTCACGGTGCGGGCGAAGCGACGCACGTAGGGGCTGATCCTGGGGGTGCCACCATCATCGATCAGGGTCTTGGCTGGAAGAACGCCTTCAACACGGGTGCCGGCGTCGATGCGATCACCAGCGGTATCGAAGGCGCATGGACCCCCACACCGACGCAGTGGGACAACAGCTATCTCGAAACCCTGTTCAAATATGACTGGGAGCTGACGAAGAGTCCCGCCGGCGCGTGGCAATGGAAGCCCAAGGGCGATGCTGGTGCCGGTACGGTGCCCGACGCGCACGATCCGTCGAAACGGCACGCCCCTATGATGACCACGGCAGACATGGCCATGAAGATGGACCCCATCTACAACCAGATTGCGAAGCGTTACCACGATAACCCGGATGAGTTCGCAGAGCAGTTCGCCAAGGCGTGGTTCAAGCTAACGCACCGCGACATGGGTCCCCGCTCACGCTATCTCGGCCCGGAGGTTCCCCAGGAAGAGTTCTTGTGGCAAGATCCCATTCCCGCAGTCGATCATGAATTGATTGATGAGCAGGACATCGCTGCCCTCAAAGCCAAGATTCTTGCTTCCGGACTGTCTGTCTCCCAACTCGTTTCGACCGCTTGGGCGTCGGCGTCAACGTTCCGCTGCTCCGATATGCGCGGTGGAGCAAACGGGGCGCGTATTCGTCTCGCGCCGCAGAAGGATTGGGAAGTCAACCAGCCAGAGCAGTTGGCAACGGTGCTGCAAACCCTGGAGGGCATCCAACAGGAGTTCAACAGCTCGCAGTCTGGCGGCAAGCGGGTTTCGATCGCTGACTTGATCGTTCTGGGCGGATGCGCGGGCATTGAGCAAGCGGCGAAAAATGCCGGTCACGACGTGACGGTTCCCTTCAAGCCGGGACGCACGGATGCGCTGCAAGAGAAAACGGATGTCGAGTCCTTCGCCATGCTTGAACCGGCTGCGGACGGGTTCCGCAACTACACTAGCGGCAAACACAGCGAATCGCTCGAAGAGCTGCTGGTTGATCGGGCGCAATTGCTGTCCCTGTCAGCCCCTCAGATGACGGCTCTCCTGGGCGGCTTGCGAGTCCTGGGTGCAAACTTTGGCGGGTACAAGCACGGCGTCTTCACCGACCAGCCAGAGACGTTGACCAATGACTTCTTCGTGAACCTGCTCGACTTGGGCACGACGTGGAAGGCGACATCTGAAGATGAGTATGAGTTCGAGGGTAGCGATCGCAAAACCGGCGCACTTAAGTGGACTGCTACCCGTGTTGACCTCATCTTCGGTTCAAACTCTCAGCTCCGAGCCTTGGCGGAAGTCTATGGATGTGTGGACTCGCAGCAGAAGTTTGTGAATGACTTTGTGGCGGTGTGGGACAGGGTGATGAACCTCGATCGCTATGACCTTCGCTCAGTCTTAGCGAAAACCTCTGCGAGGAGTTTTTAAGCCTAGTATCAACTACGCTAACTTGCAGTAATTTTGAACGCGAGTAGAAGCCAGAGACAAAAATGAGAGCGGCGTTTCAACTTTTCTTGAAACGCCGCTCTCGGCTTTATACCTTGATGCAAAGCTGCTTAAAAACTGCAATTAGGTTCTTGTTGGTGCCTAATTGTGCGATCGTTAACATGACCCAAAGCACACAGAAAATCCAATATATAAAATAGCTGTCCACAACGTTATGTGCAGCTGCATGCAGAGTAAATCTAACCTCTTGATGTACATCGCTACTTGTTCCGAAGCATAACGGTTCACTTGAGCGGCTGCAAGCATCTTCGCAATACACTAAGTCTACCGTCAGTCCGCTCCAAACGAATTGTTATACTGCTCAGTGGATTGCCTTGAAGGTTCAAGCTCATTTATAAGAGCATTAGTTTCTGCACTAGGAACCTCATCGCATACATCTACATCGAAGTCTATGATCTCTTTTGAGAAATCATGTAGATCTCGAATAATTGGATAGTTATTCCAATGAATAGAGTATTCAGTTTCATCAGAAATCGCAAAAACTAGCTCTGAATTAGGTAATCCAAGGAAGTTAAATGGTGCGATAATGCATGGCTCTCCAAAGACTATTTTTTGCCGCAACCCAAGCGCATGACTTGGTCCTTGTAAAAGCAATTCTTTTCCTGAGTAGTCTCGAAAAGTGTAAGCTATATAGCCCTGATTATTGGATGATCTTTGTTCTAGCCAAAACCAACTGGGTAAAAGCCTAGCTTTATCAGCAACTTCAACTGCTGAGGAAACTCGCGTCTCAAACGCAAACATTTTTTCAAGTGATGGAAACTCATCAGGATTTCTCTGATGATCAAGTCCATTACGAACTTCGGGGATACCAGCTTGGTTAATCTGACGAGTAATGCTACTTAAAACCACAGCATATTCGTTGAGGCTTTCCCTGGTACTATCAGCCCAAAGCTGTGTATGTTTAAAGGGAAATGGACGTAAAACTCCTTTATTACTCTTTGGAATATCAATGGATGTACGTTGGCAAGTATCTCTTAATCTGCTCTCAAGAGCAGAAACAGTAGTATTAAGTTCTTGTAGATAGCGTAAAAGTACACCAAATGTATTTGATCCATTAATGTTCCAAGCGACTGTAAAATCTTCTGAAACTTTTAATTCATCTCCGAATATTTCTGGAACTATACATAATGCTTTTTGTTCATTATAAGTAGAACAGGTGACCAAATAATGGTCTGAAAAAATCAGCCATGTGTTATAAGTAATTAATTTTTGTAAAAAGCTCTCAAGTGAGACAAAAAGATTAACTCCTGCCTTCCGTACTACTGCCCTACGTTCTTCAATAGCGACATCAGGAATAGATAGAAGAACAGCTCTAAATTCTTCTAGGCGACTTTTGAGAGTTGGAGTTGAATCATCAAAGGCTGGCTCATCAAAATCTAGCTTAAACAAGCATTGACTAATAAAATATGAATCATCTTGATCAGCCTTAGCTGGAATCTTCAACGCCCTTGAAAAGTAACGAGCAATTGTTTCTCTGCTCAATACAAGTTTTTCAAGAGTTACATATGGTCCGTTTTTATAAATAAATTCTGACAGTTTACTTTGATGTCCATCGAGAGAATTACAACGAATTTTCCATGATAGATCAGATAGTTCTCCAGACTCAGTATAACTTTCTACTAGAAGGCGCGTAAGTTTTACAGAGGGACTATCACCAGAAAGCCTAATTCCACGGCTCTTGAGTTCTAGAGTTTGAGTTTTAGATATTGTCACTCTTAGAGGAAACATTTTAGGACGACGAACTTCAGAAAGAGGAATATTTAATACCCCACAATTGCAAGCTTCATCAATCAATGAGACTAAGTCAGTATCCGAAATTGATAAAAGTATTTGAAGTTGCTCCCAAGGTTGCATTTTAGAAGCCACCTCTTCTGAATTTCCTCTATTCAGCTCTGTCTTTAGAGAATATTTTTTAAGAGTTTCACGTATGAATACTTTCTGGTTAGAATTCAATGCGAAAGCGAGTAGTTGAGTGCGCTCCTTACCCGGAATACAATCAGCTAAAAGCATAGGTAAAGCAGTCCAGTTGAAAGAATCAGAACCATCAACGAGACTAATTTCAGTAGCAAATGCTCGTCCC of the Microcoleus sp. FACHB-68 genome contains:
- the katG gene encoding catalase/peroxidase HPI; translated protein: MSSQSGCPFTGGGQKSQPRHRPSHRDWWPNYLNLSILHQHTPQANPMGEAFNYAEEFKSLDLAALRADIYELMTTSQDWWPADYGHYGPLFIRMAWHSAGTYRIGDGRGGAGSGSQRFEPLNSWPDNANLDKARMLLWPIKQKYGKKISWADLMIFAGNCALESMGFKTLGFAGGRVDVWQPEEDIYWGSEKAWLGNERYEGDRVLLNPLAAVQMGLIYVNPEGPDGEPDPVGSGRDIRDTFGRMAMNDEETVALTAGGHTFGKCHGAGEATHVGADPGGATIIDQGLGWKNAFNTGAGVDAITSGIEGAWTPTPTQWDNSYLETLFKYDWELTKSPAGAWQWKPKGDAGAGTVPDAHDPSKRHAPMMTTADMAMKMDPIYNQIAKRYHDNPDEFAEQFAKAWFKLTHRDMGPRSRYLGPEVPQEEFLWQDPIPAVDHELIDEQDIAALKAKILASGLSVSQLVSTAWASASTFRCSDMRGGANGARIRLAPQKDWEVNQPEQLATVLQTLEGIQQEFNSSQSGGKRVSIADLIVLGGCAGIEQAAKNAGHDVTVPFKPGRTDALQEKTDVESFAMLEPAADGFRNYTSGKHSESLEELLVDRAQLLSLSAPQMTALLGGLRVLGANFGGYKHGVFTDQPETLTNDFFVNLLDLGTTWKATSEDEYEFEGSDRKTGALKWTATRVDLIFGSNSQLRALAEVYGCVDSQQKFVNDFVAVWDRVMNLDRYDLRSVLAKTSARSF
- a CDS encoding GerMN domain-containing protein, whose amino-acid sequence is MNIPQKYLTALISSLLLIGLGSCTPPPSNLGSNNSLQNPTPSNSVSPTAKPSPDESEGKTVTGSQPLNASSQNTVNVTVYEADSQCETVLPKKVAVPADQQLEAAVGKVLEKYDTGDFDLAGYRVNVEPATGVATVDFRVAPDSKRKLVSLSSCEQFALFNSLNKTLTSNPDWKIKIVRFTEQGKEILL
- a CDS encoding aspartate carbamoyltransferase catalytic subunit, whose protein sequence is MATTTWTRRHILSLADFVSEEYNTVLQTAASFQEVLSRRLKKVPTLQGQLVANLFFEPSTRTRSSFELAAKRLSADTLNFAPGTSSLTKGETILDTAKTYLAMGCDMMVIRHKQAGVPQAIADEMDRLDSRVGILNAGDGQHEHPSQGLLDLFTICSLLDPQRPHLELLAGKKIAIVGDILHSRVARSNIWSLTATGAEVHLAGPPTLLPQLFADFGTGRAGKLFLHWTIEPALQDADFVMTLRLQKERMDQNLLPSLREYHQRFGITRERLKLCKPNVKVLHPGPVNRGVEISSDLMDDPEFSLISQQVTSGVAVRMALLYLMGGGKA
- a CDS encoding molybdenum cofactor biosynthesis protein MoaE yields the protein MNLGTTFPLSAPIQPHAGDSFAITFAPLSLEEVYALADDPGNGAVVVMSGMVRNKTDGKPVVALEYQAYEPMALRVFEQIAAEIRKTWPDVNRVVIHHRTGRLQIGEISVLVAVGCPHRSEAFEACRYAIDTLKHQAPIWKKEHWEDGSSSWVSIGACEQNC
- a CDS encoding DNA-3-methyladenine glycosylase, with protein sequence MNVTQSERIVEPSWLARPSTEVAPDLLGCTLVRQLADGQTIRGMIVETEAYGPGDPACHAYRRRTPRNQVMFGPAGMSYVYLIYGIYHCFNIVTDLDGVPSAVLVRALLLETMPPWIDARQITKPDRLAAGPGKLCLALQIDLSLTAIELRAGQPLWLEHRSPKFQQDRESGAISFVQKTRIGITAGAELPWRWYVAKCPAVSRL